The Lactobacillus sp. ESL0680 DNA segment CGATTATAATCAATTCCTGACGTTGTTCTCTTAGCATAGCCAAACGCGGTCGGTGTCACTAACGCCTGAATTTCGGCTAATAGCGGTCGTGTACCTTCAAGCGAAACGACAACTGCTGAGCCCGTTGACTTAGGCAAGCGTTCATCCAGAAAGATTGCCGATGGATTAGTAACTTCCTGCAGTCCCTCATTAACCATCTCAAACATGCCAATTTCGTTAGCCGCACCAAAACGATTTTTCACAGAATGCAAAATTCGGTAGGCATGATGCTCATCACCTTCAAAATAGAGCACAGTATCGACCATATGCTCCAAAATTTTGGGTCCGGCAATTGTCCCTTCCTTAGTCACGTGACCAATCACAAAGACCGTAATGGCATCCATCTTGGCAATTTTCATTAATTCACTCGTTACCTCGCGCACCTGCGAAGCTGAACCCGTCATTGAGTCAAGACTGGGTTCATTCATTGTCTGAATAGAATCAATAACAACAAAGTCCGGTTGAACATCCGCTATCTGCTGACGAATATCTTCCATATCGGTTTCTGGAAAGAGCAACATGCTGCTGGCACCTAAGCCCAAGCGATTAGCACGTAGCTTAATTTGGTTAGCCGATTCTTCCCCCGATACATACAGTACCTTGTGATCATTGGCTAAGTCACTCATAATCTGCAACATTAACGTCGACTTGCCAATTCCTGGGTCCCCACCGATTAAAACGAGCGAACCGGGTACAATCCCGCCGCCAAGCACGCGGTTTAATTCCTCAGATTTAGTCTGAATCCGTTCTTCTCTTTCAGCTTTAACACTATCAAGTCGGACCGGTTCATTAACCCCCGTTTTTTTAATTAATCTACTTGGACTAGCCTTAGTCGACCGCGCTGCCACCTGCTCAGTTTCCTTTTCAAACTGGTTCCATGCCCCACAATTGGGACAACGTCCTAAGTAACTAGCCGAGATATAACCACACGAACGGCATTTATACTTAGTCTTAATCTTTGCCATTTAGATTCCTTCCTCATTGGTTGAGCCAAAGCCATTGGTCCGCTGCCGGCTAACAGGCAGATCGTTGTCTGTCTTTAAGTATTGCACAAAAATCCCTTGTCCAATTCGATCGCCCTTGCGAATTTGCAGCGGCCGCACGCCGTAATTAATTACCTGCATAAAAATTTCACCCTCATTGTTAGGGTTATTGTAATAATCTGAGTCAATTACCCCGATACCATTTGGCAGGCTCAAATTACGCTTGAAGGTATTGGACGACCGGTTAGCCAGTACTAAGACCTCATCATCGGGCATGTATGCCTTAATTCCTGTCGGAATCAGCAGCGGCTGCAAAATTTGATCTGCCAGTTGGTAATCAGGTTCATATAAGTGATGGCCGTTTCTAATTAAGCGAAAAATCCGGACAAAATTTAAGCGCCAAATACTTGGAATAACCATATCCTTAGCAGCTTCTATATCATAGCCCGCACTAGCAATCGTTTGCCGCCTTGGCAAATTAATATTTTTATTTTCATAACTCGATACAATCTCAAAGCCCCTTGTTTTATTCATTATTTACTCCCTTTAAACTCTGCAAAACTATTTTACAATAGATTGCGGGCTTTAATTAAAATCTTCTATAATAAATACGTAAAAAGCCAAACTTATTTTGTAAAGGACACACCCATGTATAGCATTAATGATCCCCACCAATTTTTTAAAATTTATGATGATGACGACATACTTATTTGTCACTGGACAATGGATAAAGTTGAGCGCCAAGATGGCACCGTCTGGGTAATGAACCATTTCTTTATTAATCCAGCCGCTGACAGTAAGCAAATTTTAGCAGAGCAAATGTCCATTGCCTTGAAAATTGCTCAAGAATCGCAGCGACCAATTTGGCCGCTTGACCCGCTGATAATTGCTTACTTTAGTAAGCATCCCGAATTTAACGAAATTTGGTACCACAAGCCAGCCGCAAAATAGCGACAATATAATTAAACGAAAAAAACTCGCAAGTATAATTCTTACGAGTTTTTTAATAAGATAATTTTACTTAATTAAGGGAATTCTTGACCAAATTCTTTTGAAACTTAACTAACAGACAACAGCAACTAATGACAATTGCCAAGATGCCGCTAACAGAAAAGACATTAAAGCCAATATTCTTGACCATTGTCGTTAATGGGTTAATAACAAATGGGCTAACAACACCACCAACTGAATAAATGGCAACATAAATTCCCAACGCCATTGAGACAGTGCTGTCGTCAACCGCAATTGAAATTAGGTAGGGGAACTGTCCCATTGCGATACTCATGGCTGCCCCAACCAAGAAGCTGCCGATAAAGACAATAACTAATGAATGGACAAAGCCAATCAGCAGATAGGAGATACCATAAAGTAAAAATGACAGTGCAATTGACGAATATCTAAATTTCTTACCAAGAATACCAACGATTAAACCACAGAGCATCCCACCAATTAATGAAATTGTCGAAGTCAATGCGGCTTGTGATGTGGCCCCTAGTCCCTGCTCAACAACAAAAAGGGAAATGTTGTTGTTCAAAACATTATTTAACAGCATTGTTAAAAATGCCCACAATGCACAGTAAAAAACATATTTGTTTAGCTTGATCTTGCCTGCTTCTTTAGTCTGGTGATTATCATCAGACACATCTTTAGGATGCATTGGCAATAACATAGTGACAACCAGCAAAATTAACAGTGAAAAGAGATAAATCCAATAATTATTAACCCAACTGCTCGCGGCAGCTAATTGCCCGCCACCCATGATAAAGACAACACCACCAATGTTAATGAACGTGGTGGACAAGCCCATCGTTGATTCCCGTTCTTTTTTAGGTAAAATTTGTGAAATCAGGACTTGCGTTAAATTAGTACAAGCTCCTTGACCCAAACCAACTAAACAAGAACAGATTATCAAGAAAATAAAGCTCTCATGGAAAAACAATGGTAATAAGCCACCAATTACAACAAGTAGAATTGAACCGACAGTTAAACTTTTCAAATTAATCTTACCAGCCGTCAATTTACCAATTATTAGTCCAGCAACCATCATAAACAGGTTGGGCAACGAGGTCAGCATTTGAACACTAGTATTATTTAGGGCAAAGTGCTGCGCGATTGCCGCATATGAGGGTGTAATGGCTAAGGCAGCCATGCCAATCATACTAACTGCCAAAACACCAATTCGTGTTTTTAGAACATATTGTTTAGAAACGTTCACTTGTTAGCACTTCCCTTTGCAAATACTTAAAACAGCATTGCGACCAGAAAAGGCGGCATAGCCAGCAGTACTTCCCGGCAAAGTAACGGCGTAAGTATCGCCAACTAACATCCCGGCAGCGTCATTCCCAACAGCATACAGACCGTCAAGAGGGTAACCATAGCTATTTAAGACTGCATTATGGTCATCAACCCTGATGCCGCCAAGGGCACATGCCATGCCAACACCAAGTTCAACAGCATAATATGGGCCTTCTTTAAGCGGTGTTAAATAAGCTGCAGCTTTACCAAAATCACTGTCCTTACCCTGTTCCACTACCTTGTTGTAGCGCTCAATAGTAGACTGCAAATTAGGTAAGTTGAGCTTTTGCGCAAGTTCTGCAATTGAATCAGCCTTAGTTAAATACTTCTCATTGTTTTGAAGATCACGGGTAATTTCATCAGTCAAATTAGCTAATTTTTCTGGTGAAACCGGTGAATTACCTAACTCCTTATATAAACCGACATTAGTTAAGTGGTCTACAGCGGCTTGATCGAGGATTGAAAAAGTCCGTGCTTGCGTTAAAATACTGCTGCCAGCGTGACACATATTGTCATTAACATCTTCATTGACAAAACGATCTCCACGCTCATTAACCCATAAAATTGCTTCTTGTGTAGCTGCAGCAGCCAGTTGTGAAGCCATGTGGACAAACGGTGGTCTTGTTTTATCAAGAATTGCGCCGCCACCATATTGGATCGCGCCCATTTGATAATGTTCGGCACCTGCTTGCCAGGCTAGCTGCATCCCATCACCAGTTGACTTGCCATCACTAACAGACAATAAGCGATCATTAAGCGGCGTCCGCTTTTTAACTAATTCTGGATTATCAATATAGCCACCTGTCGCAAGAATAACATCATTGACTGATAATTCTCTCATTTGACCAGTTGCTTCATTTTTAATGATTAGTCCAGAAACGTGACCATTATGTTGTAAAATCTTTTGCGCACCAATGCTGGTAACAATTTCAATGCCATACTCATTAACTTTGGTCAGCAAAGTCTCAATTGCGGCTTTGCCACCACCGTTAAAGGTATGAATTGTTGGCCAGCTCTTTCCTTGCGGACCAACTTTGACAAATTCAACACCTAATTCATGCAGCCAATCAATAATTGCGCCGCTGTGGTTAATAAATTTCTTTAAATGAGGGGCATTGGCTTCATAGTGCGAATAATTTAATTCATCTTGCAACAATTCAGTCGGGTCGATTGTAATTCCCTCCTGCTTTTGCAAATAACTATCTACACCCATCGCACCTTCAACATAATTACCATCGCCGCCCAACGTGCGGCCTTTTTCAATTATTAAGGTGTCGAGGTGCTGTTCACCAGCACTTACTGCTGCAGCTAAACCTGATAGGCCACCACCGACAATTACTAAGTCATAATGGGCTTTTTTAGGAAACATCGTCTGCCTCCTATTTCAAACCAACTGAAACACCACCATCACTGAGAATGGTCTGACCAGTCATAAAGGTTGCTTCGCTAGCTACAAAGACATAAACTTTGGCAACTTCGGCTGCTGTTTCGTAACGTTTCATTGGGACTGTCGGCA contains these protein-coding regions:
- the radA gene encoding DNA repair protein RadA, with amino-acid sequence MAKIKTKYKCRSCGYISASYLGRCPNCGAWNQFEKETEQVAARSTKASPSRLIKKTGVNEPVRLDSVKAEREERIQTKSEELNRVLGGGIVPGSLVLIGGDPGIGKSTLMLQIMSDLANDHKVLYVSGEESANQIKLRANRLGLGASSMLLFPETDMEDIRQQIADVQPDFVVIDSIQTMNEPSLDSMTGSASQVREVTSELMKIAKMDAITVFVIGHVTKEGTIAGPKILEHMVDTVLYFEGDEHHAYRILHSVKNRFGAANEIGMFEMVNEGLQEVTNPSAIFLDERLPKSTGSAVVVSLEGTRPLLAEIQALVTPTAFGYAKRTTSGIDYNRASLLLAVLEKRGNLMLQNQDVYLTATGGIRLNEPAVDLAVVMAIASSYKNQEILPTDCFVGEVGLTGEVRRVNKIEVRIKEAAKVGFKRIFIPRHNMQASLKNLGIEVIPVSSIAQALKLVLG
- a CDS encoding dUTP diphosphatase is translated as MNKTRGFEIVSSYENKNINLPRRQTIASAGYDIEAAKDMVIPSIWRLNFVRIFRLIRNGHHLYEPDYQLADQILQPLLIPTGIKAYMPDDEVLVLANRSSNTFKRNLSLPNGIGVIDSDYYNNPNNEGEIFMQVINYGVRPLQIRKGDRIGQGIFVQYLKTDNDLPVSRQRTNGFGSTNEEGI
- a CDS encoding MFS transporter, with protein sequence MNVSKQYVLKTRIGVLAVSMIGMAALAITPSYAAIAQHFALNNTSVQMLTSLPNLFMMVAGLIIGKLTAGKINLKSLTVGSILLVVIGGLLPLFFHESFIFLIICSCLVGLGQGACTNLTQVLISQILPKKERESTMGLSTTFINIGGVVFIMGGGQLAAASSWVNNYWIYLFSLLILLVVTMLLPMHPKDVSDDNHQTKEAGKIKLNKYVFYCALWAFLTMLLNNVLNNNISLFVVEQGLGATSQAALTSTISLIGGMLCGLIVGILGKKFRYSSIALSFLLYGISYLLIGFVHSLVIVFIGSFLVGAAMSIAMGQFPYLISIAVDDSTVSMALGIYVAIYSVGGVVSPFVINPLTTMVKNIGFNVFSVSGILAIVISCCCLLVKFQKNLVKNSLN
- a CDS encoding FAD-binding protein, with the translated sequence MFPKKAHYDLVIVGGGLSGLAAAVSAGEQHLDTLIIEKGRTLGGDGNYVEGAMGVDSYLQKQEGITIDPTELLQDELNYSHYEANAPHLKKFINHSGAIIDWLHELGVEFVKVGPQGKSWPTIHTFNGGGKAAIETLLTKVNEYGIEIVTSIGAQKILQHNGHVSGLIIKNEATGQMRELSVNDVILATGGYIDNPELVKKRTPLNDRLLSVSDGKSTGDGMQLAWQAGAEHYQMGAIQYGGGAILDKTRPPFVHMASQLAAAATQEAILWVNERGDRFVNEDVNDNMCHAGSSILTQARTFSILDQAAVDHLTNVGLYKELGNSPVSPEKLANLTDEITRDLQNNEKYLTKADSIAELAQKLNLPNLQSTIERYNKVVEQGKDSDFGKAAAYLTPLKEGPYYAVELGVGMACALGGIRVDDHNAVLNSYGYPLDGLYAVGNDAAGMLVGDTYAVTLPGSTAGYAAFSGRNAVLSICKGKC